In Actinoplanes derwentensis, the following proteins share a genomic window:
- a CDS encoding zinc-dependent alcohol dehydrogenase family protein, translating to MAYVRAVVFDDIRSQPEVREVAEPIAPDDGVVVRVMATGMCRSDWHAWAGHDEIALPHVPGHELAGVISSVGAAVTRWQPGDRVTVPFVCGCGRCSWCLSGQAQVCPDQQQPGFTHWGSFAESVALHAADTNLVALPPSVDYAAAAALGCRFATAYRALAGRARVLDGEWVTVIGAGGVGLSAVMIARALGARVIAVDRNPQALAVAATLGVTHTLLTDLVDVPATVADFTGGGSHVSVDAVGSEQTCADAILSLRRRGRHVQIGLLPPIDGQPRVPMARVIGWELDVLGSHGMAAADYPEMMALIEQGRLEPQHLIERTIGLAEAAALLPGFDNATVAGMTMIDPAR from the coding sequence ATGGCGTACGTGCGAGCCGTGGTCTTCGATGACATCCGTTCCCAGCCCGAGGTCCGGGAGGTCGCCGAGCCGATCGCCCCCGACGACGGGGTGGTGGTCCGGGTGATGGCCACCGGCATGTGCCGCAGTGACTGGCACGCCTGGGCGGGTCACGACGAGATCGCGCTGCCGCATGTGCCCGGCCACGAACTGGCCGGGGTGATCTCGTCGGTGGGCGCCGCGGTGACCCGCTGGCAGCCCGGCGACCGGGTGACCGTGCCGTTCGTCTGCGGGTGCGGCCGCTGTTCCTGGTGTCTCAGCGGGCAGGCCCAGGTCTGCCCCGACCAGCAGCAGCCCGGGTTCACCCACTGGGGTTCGTTCGCCGAGTCGGTGGCCCTGCACGCCGCCGACACCAACCTGGTCGCCCTCCCGCCGTCGGTCGACTACGCGGCGGCGGCTGCTCTGGGCTGCCGGTTCGCGACGGCGTACCGCGCCTTGGCCGGCCGGGCCCGGGTCCTCGACGGCGAGTGGGTGACGGTGATCGGCGCCGGCGGGGTGGGCCTGAGCGCGGTGATGATCGCCCGTGCGCTCGGTGCCCGGGTGATCGCGGTGGACCGCAATCCGCAGGCTCTGGCCGTCGCCGCCACTCTGGGCGTGACCCACACGCTGCTCACCGATCTCGTCGACGTCCCGGCGACCGTCGCCGACTTCACCGGCGGCGGCAGTCACGTCTCGGTCGACGCGGTCGGCAGCGAGCAGACGTGCGCCGACGCGATCCTCAGCCTGCGCCGCCGCGGCCGTCACGTACAGATCGGACTGCTGCCCCCGATCGACGGCCAACCGCGGGTCCCGATGGCCCGGGTGATCGGCTGGGAACTGGACGTTCTCGGCAGCCACGGCATGGCCGCCGCCGACTATCCGGAGATGATGGCCCTGATCGAACAGGGCCGTCTGGAGCCCCAGCACCTGATCGAACGCACCATCGGCCTCGCCGAGGCGGCCGCTCTGCTGCCCGGGTTCGACAACGCCACGGTCGCCGGCATGACCATGATCGACCCGGCCCGCTGA
- a CDS encoding FKBP-type peptidyl-prolyl cis-trans isomerase produces the protein MPDSVTSRSSAATRQPRQSPGQPLKTKAEKRAEAKANKARARALAKRRQMLTVAGAAAAVIAVVVGLVLWVGNTSPTDTVNTSASAAATTAADTASETAAFPPLPDGADPALGTKPAATAGKGTLTELKATTLIEGKGAAVQSGQTINVNYVGVTYQGGEEFDSSWKRSEPFSFQVGTGGVIKGWDQGLLGAKVGSRVQLDIPADLAYGENPTGGQPAGALRFVVDVLSAA, from the coding sequence GTGCCCGATTCCGTGACGAGCCGCAGCAGCGCGGCCACCAGACAGCCGCGCCAGAGTCCCGGCCAGCCACTCAAGACGAAAGCCGAGAAGCGAGCCGAGGCCAAGGCCAACAAGGCGCGCGCCCGGGCGCTGGCGAAACGCCGCCAGATGCTGACCGTGGCCGGCGCCGCCGCCGCGGTGATCGCCGTGGTCGTCGGTCTGGTCCTGTGGGTCGGCAACACGTCCCCGACCGACACGGTCAACACGAGCGCGAGTGCCGCGGCCACCACCGCCGCCGACACCGCCTCGGAGACGGCCGCGTTCCCGCCGCTGCCGGACGGCGCCGACCCTGCTCTGGGCACGAAGCCGGCCGCGACCGCGGGCAAGGGCACTCTGACCGAACTCAAGGCGACGACCCTGATCGAGGGCAAGGGCGCGGCGGTCCAGTCCGGCCAGACGATCAACGTGAACTACGTCGGCGTCACCTACCAGGGCGGCGAGGAGTTCGACTCGTCCTGGAAGCGTTCGGAGCCGTTCAGCTTCCAGGTCGGTACCGGCGGCGTCATCAAGGGCTGGGACCAGGGTCTGCTCGGCGCGAAGGTGGGCAGCCGGGTCCAGCTCGACATCCCCGCCGACCTGGCCTACGGCGAGAACCCGACCGGCGGCCAGCCGGCCGGCGCCCTCCGCTTCGTCGTCGACGTCCTGTCCGCTGCCTGA